The DNA region CGTCATCGGTCGCCGAGACGGTGACCGTCGCCTGACCGATGTACGCGCCGTCGGCGTTCTTGTCGCCGTCCACCTTCGCCGAGGTGCCGGGCGCCGTGGTGTCCTCACCGCCGCCGTCCTCGGTCACGGTGAGGATGCCCTGCATCGCCTCGTGCCCCGGCATGGTGCAGTGGTAGAAATACCGGCCGGGGGTGAGCGTGACCTCGGCGGTGTGTTTGCCGCCCTGGTCGTCGCCCGGGTTGGCCAGGATGTTCAGCGTGACGTCGTTGTTGAACTCCGGGTCCGAGACGCTGAACGTGAGGGTGTGCGGCATCCCTGTGGTGTTGCCGGTTGCCGCGCTGTTCTCGAAGACGATGGTCGCCTTGCCGGCCACCGCGGTCTTCGGGGCGGACAGATAGTGGTCGATGGGGTCGCCCGCGGTCCAGGTGAGGACCTGATCGGCCGCCGCATCGGCGGGGGGCGCCGTACGGCCGTACGCCGCCGTCGAGGTCAGGCCCAGCACCATCAGGAACGAACCCAGCAGGGCGAGCCACAATCGGGCTGGACGGTACCGCTTTCGGGAGAGGACCGGACGATGTCTCACCGCACTGCCGCCTTCCTGGCCAGATCCTCGGCGGCCGGGGTCGGACCGCCGCCCTTGTACGTCACACGCCACAGCGCGGACTTGGAGTCGGAGGTGAAGAAGCCGCGCCCGTAGTCCAGGACGTACAGCGAACCGTCCGGGGCGAACCTCCAGTCCATCAGGTTGCGGATGCCGTCGGCCCCGACCGGGATGATCTTCCGCAGGGATTCGGCGTGGGTGGGCAGACCGCCCTTGCCGACCGTCTTCGGGTCGGTGAGCACGGCGTGCCGGGGCTGGGTGTCGTCGTAGAAGTCACCGACGAACCACTTGCCGTCCCAGTAGGAGGGCCACTTGTCGGCGCTGGTGCTCGCCGCGTCGTACCGGTAGACCGGGCCGTTCATCGTGGCCTGGCCGCCGCCCTTGAGCCACGGCAGCAGCTGCTTCTGGTCCTCGACCTTGTAGCTCGGGATGCCGTTCGCGTCGCGCGGGTAGTCCACGCCACCGCCCTGCGGCGAGTACCAGATGGTGTTGGAGGTGACCGGCGGCAGATTCACCAGGCCGTCGTTGTTCGGCGACTCGTTCTTCGGGTGATCGCAGTCGTACCAGCCGAGCGGCTTGGTGGGGTCCGGCAGACTACGGTCCCGGTAGGGCTGCTTGTTGCCCATGCAGTACGGCCAGCCGTGGTTGCCCGCCTTCGTGATCGCGGCGAACGTGTCGTACTTGGCCGGGCCCCAGGTGGTGGAGGGCGAGCCCGCGTCGGGGCCGACCCAGCCCGCGTACAGCGTGTCGGTCGACTTGTCGACGGAGATCCGGGCCGGGTTGCGTACGCCCATCACATAGATCTCGCCCCGCGTCTTGCCACCGCCCTCGTCGGGCTCCTTGCCGGTGAAGAGGTTGCCCCCGGGCAGCGTGTAGGTGCCGTCGTCCTCCGGGTGGATCCGCAGGATCTTCCCGTTGAGGTTGTTCGTGTTGCCCGCGGTGCGGCGGGCATCGGCGAACGAGACGCCCTTGTAGTTCGGCTGCGGGTTGTTCCCGGAGTAACCGTCGCTGAAGCCGGAGGAGTTGTTGTCACCGGTCGCGATGTACAGATTGCCCTTGGAGTCCCAGGCCATCCCGCCGCCCGCGTGGCAGCAGCTGTGGACCTGGACGGGCCAGTTGAGCAGCACCTTCTCCGAGGACAGATCCAGCTTGTTCGTGGACAGGTCCAGGGTGAAGCGGGAGACCTGGCGTACCGCCATCTGCTTGTCGCGGTCCAGCTTCGAGTGCGGGGTGTAGTGCAGATACACCCAGCCGTTCTTCTCGAAGTCCGGGTCCAGTTCGATGCCGAGCAGCCCTTCCTCGACCTTGATCAGCTCGTCGCCGCCGCCCTTGTTGCCGAAGATCGTCAACTCACCCGCGAGGGTGACCTTCTTGGTCTTCGGGTCGTAGACATGGATCTGCCCCAGACCCTTGCCGATGTCCGGGTCGTTCCAGTCGGTGACGACCGGCCTGCTGCTGTCGGCGCCGCCGCGCCCGATGTACAGCACGCGTCCGTCGGGGGCGGTGACCAGTCCGTGCGGCTCGCCGATCTGGTCGTTCCGGCCCGGCTGGTTGGGCTGGGTGACGCGCTCGGCCTTGTAGTTGGAGTCGATCGTCGCCTTGCAGTCGGCCTGCGAGATCCGGGTCGTCCAGTTCAGCGCGCCGCGCAGATGGTCGCGGAAGTCGGTCTCCGCGAAGCTGTCGACCGTACCGCCCATCGCCGTGTAGAAGGACCGGCCGCCGTCGTAGTCGCGGCACCAGGAGACCGGGTGGTCCCAGCCGTTGGCACTCGCGCCCGGCTTGTAGGTGATCTCGCGGACGCGGGCCACGGTGTGCACATCGCCGGACGGGTTCTTCGTCCAGTTCAGCCACTTGTCGGGGCGCTTCCACTCCAGCGGGAGGTTCTTGGTCGCCGGATGCTGCCGGTCGCCGATCTCCACCGTGGCGCGCTGCACGGAGGCCGGGCTGTTCGCCGCCGGGCGGGCGCCGACCAGGCCGGTGAACCAGTCCGAGTACGGCTCGGTGCGCGCGGCGTCATGGATGCCGAGGAAGCCGCCGCCGGCCTCCATGTACGCCTCCAGGCCGGCCTCCTGCTCCGGGTCGAGGACATCGCCGCCGCCGGTCAGGAAGACGACGGCGTTGTACTTGCCGAGCTGCTTGCCGTTGGTGAAGACCGCGGGGTCGTCGGTGGCGACGGTCCTGAACCGGCCGGCCTCCGGGCCGGTGAGGCCGATCTTCTCGATCGCCGCGATCCCGGCGTCGACCGTCGGGGACTCATCGGTGGCGGAGGCATGGAACACCAGCACCTTGACGTTGGCACCGCCCGGCGGCGACGGCAGGGACAACGTTGTCGCCAGGGAGCCGGGCGGCTCCGGATAGGGCCTGGCCTCAGCCGTGTTGGCGCCGAGCAGGGAAGCGGTCAGTGCGCCGGCCGCGAGGCCCGCCGCGAGTCCGCGTCGCGATCTGGACCTGTGATGTGGTGCGCGCTGCATGTGGTCACCCACCCCTCTTTGGTCACTGCAACAGCGCATGAAGCTAGACCTCTTTTCGTGGTCCGCCAATAGCCATGGCGGCAATTGCACGAACTTTGTCCTGGCTGTGGATAAACGGAGATCCTCCGGCTACGGTGTGGGCCGTCCGGGGCGAGTCGACGCTCCAAATTCCTTGGCGCAGTGGGGAGTTCGGCATGGACAGAAGGAGCTTCAACCGGCGGATGCTGGTCGGCGGCGGGGTGGCGGCCGCGACCGGCCTGACATCGTTGTCCCTCGGTTCGATCGAGGCCAACTCGGCGGAGCCCGCGCTCGACACCGCCCCGGCGGGCGGTGCGGTCCGCCATCTCAAGCTGTACGCCGAGAAGCTGGCGGACGGTCGGATGGGGTACGGGCTGGAGAAGGGGAAGGCGTCCGTCCCGGGGCCGCTCATCGAGATCAACGAGGGCGACACCCTGCACATCGAGTTCGAGAACACGACGGATGTGCCGGTCAGTCTCCATGCGCACGGCGTCGACTACGACATCGCGAGCGACGGCACCCGGATGAACAAGAGCATCGTCGAACCGGGCGGGACCCGTACGTACACCTGGCGCACCCATGCCCCCGGCCGGCGCAAGGACGGCACCTGGCGGCCGGGCAGCGCGGGCTACTGGCACTACCACGACCATGTCGTCGGCACGGATCACGGCACCGGCGGCATCCGCAAGGGCCTCTACGGCCCGCTCGTCGTCCGGCGCAAGGGCGACATCCTGCCGGACAAGACGATCACGATCGTCTTCAACGACATGACGATCAACAACAAACCGGCCCACGAGAGCCCGAACTTCGAGGCCACGGTGGGGGACCGGCTCGAAGTCGTCATGATCACGCACGGCGAGTACTACCACACGTTCCACATCCACGGTCATCGCTGGGCGGACAACCGGACCGGCCTGCTCACCGGCCCCGACGACCCGAGCCGGGTCATCGACACGAAGATCGTCGGACCGGCGGACTCCTTCGGCTTCCAGGTCATCGCGGGCGAACACGTGGGCGCGGGCGCCTGGATGTACCACTGCCATGTGCAGAGCCACTCCGACATGGGCATGGCCGGACTGCTGCTGGTCGCCAAGCCGGACGGCACCGTGCCGGGGTACGACCCGCACCATGTGATGGACCACGGCAAAGCGGCGCCGGGAAGCTCGGCGAAGGACACGGCCGCGCACGACACGGCGGCACACGGCTCCTGACACCGCCGGTCGGCAGGACCTGAAGCCGTCGGGCCCGCACGTCCTGACGGCGTCAGCTCCCCGGCATCTCCCGGGCGGCCCTGTCCGCCTCTTCCACCATGTCCGCCCCGTCCGCCCCGTCCGCCTCGGTCGTCGCGGCCGTTCCGGCTCTTCCGGTCGCGAGGCGCAACTGTTCCTCCTCGACGATGCGCCGGGCCAACGCCCCGTCCGACACATCCACGGCATCCGGCGTCGTCTCGGCGACGTCGCTGCGTCGCGCGTACAGGTCGAACAGCCGCTCCTTGCGGGCCAGGATGTCCAGCATCCGTTCGTCGACGCTGTCGGCCGCGAGGAGCCGGTGCACCTGGACGGTCCGTATCTGACCCATCCGATGGGCGCGGGCCACCGCCTGGTGCTCCATCGTCGGCTTGATCTGCGGTTCGCAGATGATGACGACCGACGCCGACTGCATGTTCAGTCCGACTCCGCCCGCCTGGATCTGGCTGAGCAGAACGGCATGGCCGTCCATGGCACCGAAATCGTCGATCAGCCGCTGGCGGCGGGCGGCCGACAGGCTCCCCGAGAGCGGGCCGAACGCGGGTGATTCCAGGGCCTGTCCGACCGTGTGGAGCACATCGCGGAAGTAGGAGAACACCACGACCTTCAGGCCGTTGTCCGCGGCCTCGGCCACCAGCTCGCGCAGCCGGTTCAGCTTCGCGGACGTGGCGGGCCGGGCATACGCGGCCCGGCGCATCCGCATGAACTGCCCCGCGCTCACCGCCTCGCGGTAGGCATCGAGATCGCCCGCGCTGAACTCCTCCCACTCGTCGACCTGTACCAGCGCCGGGAGTTCGGTCAGCACATCCACCTGGTTGCGCCGCAGATAGGCCGGGGCGACCGCTCTGCGGAAGGCGAGCGAACCGGCGGCGCCATGGGGGGTGTGTATCGAGGGGGCCAGTTCCGGCTGGAGATGACGGACCAGGCTGCGGAACTCCTCGACGCGGTTCTCCATGGGCGTGCCGGTCAGGAACAGCACCCGCTCGGTGTGTTGTGTCCAGCCGGACACGGCCTGGGAGCGGCGGGTGGCGGGGTTCTTGACGTAGTGGGCCTCGTCGACCACCAGCATGCCGGGCCGCAGGCCGCAGTCCGCGGCGGCCGGCAGCGTGTGCAGGGCGTCGAACGTGGTGAGGGCAACCCCTCCGCCGCGATGCCATTCACCAAAGGCCGACTGCCGCTCGGGGCCGTGCACCGGCAGGGTGCGCAGGGTGGAGCGGGCGCGGATCTCGCGCGCCCAGTTGATCAGCACGCTCGCCGGGCAGACCACCAGGAAGTGCGTCTCGCCCCGCGCCGACAGATGCGCGAGCGCGGCGATGGCCTGCACGGTCTTGCCGAGCCCCATCTCGTCACCGAGGATCACCCGCTTCTGCGCGAGCGCGAACCGCGCGCCGAACGACTGGTAGCCGCGCAGCGAGACCCGCAGATGGGCGTCGTCCAGCCGCAGACCGCGCACCCGGTCCGCCATCCCGGACGGCAGGAACCCCTCGGCCGCGTCCCGGTCCGGGCCGGTGCCGGACATCTCGGCGAGCAGGCTGTAGTACTCGGCGGAGCGCAGCTCGAAATCCACCCACGCCGCGACATCCGACTCCGCGTCCCGCAGCAGATCGACCGAGACCTGCCCGAACAGCAGGGGCAGCTCGCGCCCCTCCGCCTCGGCGACGGCGGTCCGCACCTCGGCGACGGCCTCCAGCGCCCGGGAGCGGGCCTCCCGCCCGGTGAACAGCATGCGCAGCCGACCGCGCGCGGGTCCCGCGGCCGCCAGCAGGGGTTCGAGGTGCCCGACGAGCCGGCCCGCCGCATCCACGGCCCGCCGGACGTCGGGACCCGCGTCGACCAGCCGGTGCAGTGCGACGACCAGCGCGGTCATGGCGTCGTCCGGGGCATCGACATCTATCCGGATCGCGACCGTGTCCCGTACCGCGTGGGCGATCTGCCCGGCCGCGGCCAGCACCTGGTCGGCGGTCTGCGCGCCGACCCCGGGGATCTGGCGCAGCTCGTAGCGGTTGGCCTCGTGGACCTGGCCTACGGTGGTGAAACCGGCCTGCTCGACCGCGCCCAGCCGCAGCCTGCCCTCGGTGACGTCCTTGAGCCTGGAGGCCGGGATGGCGGCGAGCTCCCGGCTCACGAGGGAGTCGAGCAGCGGCTTCAGCGCGGTGTGCACGGCCTCGGCGGCGCGGGCGTGATCGGCCCGCACGGCGCGCGCGGTCTCCAGCAGCCCTTCGGCCCGCGCCAGCAGCTCCCGGGCGGCCCTTCCCGTGGGCGTTCCGTCCTCCGTCGCTCCGGCCTGTGTCATGTACGTCCCTCTGTCCGCGCAGCCCGGCTGCCGCCCTGCCCGGCTCCTGCCCCGGACGATTCCTATCGTGCCACGCGGCACCGACAGCCCCGGCGGCTCAGGGCGTGGGCGGCCGGCGCTCAGCCGGGGAGAGCAACAGGACCTCCAGGGCCCGTGCGCAGGAGCGGGCCTGTGCCAGGAACCAGTCGGTGCGCGCGTCCGTGATCACGGACGGCGTGGCCCGGACCGCCAGGGCGAAGCGGGCATGACCGGCGCCGTCCAGGACCGGGACCGCCAGGGTCCGTACCCCGTGGGCCGACTCGCCGTCGTTGAGCGCGTAGGCGTCGGACCGAACCTTCGCCAACTCGGCCTCCAGTGCCGCCGGTTCGACGATCGTACGGTCGGTGAACGCGGGCAGCGGAGGCAGCGAGGACGGCCCGCCCTCGCCCGGCCGGGCCCAGGCCAGCAGGACCTTGCCGAGCGCGGTGGAGTGCAGCGGTCTGCGCAGCCCCACCTTCGGCGTGACCGAACCGCCCGCGACGATCACCGCATGGGGGCCGCTGCGCAGCGCCAGGTCGGCCGTGGCGCCGGTGCGCTCGGCGAGATCGGTCAGCTCGGGGGCGGCCAGATGCAGGCCCCGCTGGTGGTACGAGAGCCTGCCGAGCTCGGTCACGGCGGGTCCCAGCCGGTAGCGGGACGTACGGGCGTCCTGCTCCAGGAAGCCCGCGCCGAGCAGCGTGCGGGCCAGGCGGTGTGCCGTGGAGGCGGAGAGTCCCAGGCGGCGGGCGAGGTCGGAGGCGCTGAGGTCGGGGCCGTTGTCGTGGAAACAGTGCAGTACGTCCAGGGCGCGCTGTACCGCCTGCGCTCCACCGGGAGTACGCACTGCCGCGGCCTCGGTCATATCGGTCCACTCTCCGCTCGTGAGGGGTTTGCAGGGCATGTGGTTGCCACATTACGGGAGTTGAGAAGTGTGGACTCCAGGTTCGGAAACACTCCGTTCATACTCAATCCCACATGATGGGAAGCGAGTTGTGGGCCGGTTCGAGTCCGTGGCAGTCTGCAGCACGTCAGCACCGATGAGCAGAAGGGAGCAGTGCCATGGCCGGTCGCCGCATCGCGACTCCAGACCATGCCGCTCCGGTCCTGCTCGCCCTGACGCTGCGCCGTCACATCGACCTGGCGCGGGTCTCCAGCGCCGCCTGTCGCTGACCGCTTCCTCTTCCCCTTCGCGTTTCCCTTTCCTCTCCGCCGCGTTCCGGCGCGGCCGGGGCCTTCGGCCGTACCCGGTGTCCGCATCCCGGCGTACGCGCCGCGACACCCTCCGCTTCGCCGACCCCTCGGGAAGACCCCATGACGCACGCCGTCCTGCCCAGAACCCTCTGGTTCACCCGCTGTCCCGTCCCCACCGCGACCGGCATCGCCGCCGACCGCCGGTGGCTCACCGAAGAGTTCGCCCCCGACGGCATCACGGTGCGGTCCCTCCAGGACGCCGCACCCGGTGCCGACCGGGCCGCCCACTTCACCCACGCCCTGCCGGGCCTGTTCCGCGAGGGCGGCAACGTGCCCGCCCTGTGGGCCCGTTCGCGCGGGGAGCGGACCCGGCTGATCGGTCTCACCTGGATCGAGGAACGGCAGGCGGTGCTCGTCGGTCCCGGCTCCGGAATCCGGGGCGTCGAGGCCCTGCGCGGGCTGCGGCTCGCCGTTCCCTTGCACGACATCGCCATCGACTTCTGGCGGGCCATGGCCCTGCGCGGCTTCGAGGGCGCGCTCGCCGCCGCCGGACTCGCGCTGGACGATGCCACGCTCGTCGACGTACCCGCCGCCGAACACCGGGGCCAGTGGGCCGCCGAGCTGGCGGCGCTGCGGCGCGGTGACGTCGACGCGGTGTACGTGAAGGGTGCGCCGGCCGTCGAGGCCGCCCGGCGGGCCGGTGCGGAGGTCGCCGTCGAACTCGACGAGCTGGCCGACCGCCGCTTCCGCGTCAACAACGGCACCCCGCGCCCCATCACCGTCCACCGGGAGCTCCTCGAGGACCACCCCGGCCTCGTCGACCGCTTCCTCGCCGTCCTGCTCAGGGCCGCCGACTGGGCCACCGAACAGCCCGCCGAGGTCGCCCGGATCCTCGGCGCCGAGACCGGCGCGGGCGCCGACTCAGTCGCCGGGGCCTACCGGCCGGGCACCCATCTGGCCCTCCACCCCGACCTCTCCCCGGACCGCCTGGCCCTGCTCGCCGAGCAGGAGGCCGGGCTGCGCGCCCACGGCTTCCTGCCCGAACCCGTCGACATCGCGGCCTGGGCCGACCCCGAACCGCTGCGCCGCGCCACCGCACTGGCCGCCTCCCGTCCCGCCCACCGCGCTTCTGCCCCTGAGTTGTGAGGACCCCCGACACCATGAACCTTCCCCGACCACTGCGCACGGCCGCCGCCCCCGCGCTCCTCATGGCCACCGCACTCCTCGCCCTCACCGCCTGCGGACCGTCCGAGGCCGACAGCGGCGGTTCCGGTGCCAAGGGCACGGTGGACATCCGCATCCCCGACCCCGGCAACTCCGGTGTACTCGCCCTCGGCAAGAAGGACGGCAGCCTCGACAAGGCGCTCGCCAAGGCCGGCGCCAAGGTGCGCTGGACCGGCAGCGCGGGCCCCTTCGCCCCGGCCGCCCAGGCGATGAACGCCGACCAGCTCGACATCGCCACCGGCTCCATCACCTCCGGCATCACCTCGCTCGCCCAGCGCCCCGGCTTCAAGTTCTTCACCGCGGTCGACCCGGACGCGGTCGGCGAGGGCATCCTCGTCAAGAACGGTTCCGGCATCGGATCGGTCAAGGACCTGGTCGGCAAGAAGGTCGCCGTCAACCAGGGCGGCACCGGCGAGTACCTGCTGTTGAAGGCACTCGCCAAGGCCGGCATCCCGGCCGACAAGGTCAAGCGGGTCTATCTGCGGCCCGACCAGACAGCCGCCGTCTTCAATGCGGGCAAGGTCGACGCCTGGGCCGTCTGGGCGACGTACGCCGTTGCCGAGATCGGCAGCGGCAAGGCGCACTTCGTCGCCGACGGCGCCGCGATCGGCTCCGACAACTACAGCCTCAACGCCGTGCGCACCGGCTTCGCCGAGCAGCACCCCGGAATCGTCAAGGCGCTCTACCAGTACCTCCACGACGCCAGCGCCAAGGAGAAGCAGAACCCGGCCGCGTACCTCAACGTCTTCACGGACGTCGGACCGACCGCCGTCACCGGCAGGGCGAAGGAGGTCCAGACCGAATTCACCCGCAAGGGCGGCACGGTCGACCCCATCGGAGCCGAGGACATCAAACGCTTCGAGGACGTCGCCGGCTTCTACGCCGAGCAGAAGGTCACCACGGACAAGGTCGACGTCGCCGCCCACCTCCTCGACATCGAGAAGCTGAAATGAGCGACACCAGCCTGCACCCGGGCCTCGTCCGGCCCCGCCCCCAGCGGCGCAGGGCCCGCAGCCGTACCTACTCCGCCACTGTCCGGACGCTCGGCCCCGTCGCCCTCCTCGTCCTGTGGTGGGCGGCATCCGCCACCGGCGTCCTCACCCCCGACGTACTCGCCTCGCCCGCCGAAGTGCTGCGCGCGGTAGGGGAGTTGTGGGGCAACGGGCAACTGCCCGACGCGCTCACCACCTCCCTCACCCGCTCCGGACTCGGCCTCCTCATCGGACTCGCCGCCGGACTGGTCCTCGGCATCACCACCGGATTCACCCGTCTCGGCGACGAACTCCTCGACTCCTCCATCCAGACCCTGCGCACCATCCCGTTCCTCTCCCTGGTGCCCCTGTTCATGGTCTGGTTCGGGATCAACGAGACCGCGAAGATCCTCCTGATCGCCGTCGCCACCACCTTCCCGATGTACGTGTCCACGTCGAGCGGGGTGCGCAACACCGATCCCAAACTCATCGAGGCCATGCGCAGCTTCGGCATGGGCCGGTTCGCCCTCGTACGCGAAGTCGTCCTTCCGGGAGCCCTGCCGTCCCTGCTCGCCGGGCTGCGGCTCTCCATGACACTCAGCGTCATCGCCCTGATCGCCGCCGAGGAGATCAACGCCACGGCCGGCATCGGCTATCTGATGTCCCAGGCACAGAGCTACGCCCGTACCGACATCCTCGCCGTCTGCATCCTCGTCTACGGGCTGCTCGGCCTCACCGCCGACATCGTCGTACGGCTGCTGGAACGCGTACTGATGCCCTGGCGCACCCCACAGGGAGCCACCCGATGACCGACCGGACTCCTCAACCAGCGGTACGGGTACGCGGACTGCGCCGCGAGTTCGGCGACCGCGCCGTACTCGACGGACTCCGACTCGACATCGCGCGGGGCGAGTTCGTCGCCCTGCTCGGCACGAGCGGAAGCGGCAAGACCACCCTTCTGCGCATCCTGGGCGCACTCGACGGTGCCGACGGGGGAGAGGTCCTCGTCCCCGAGGCCCGCACCGTCGTCTTCCAGGAACCCCGCCTCGTACCGTCGAAGAAGGTCCTCGCCAATGTGACGGTGGCCCTGCCGCGAGGCCGCTCCGAGCAGGGGCTGCGGGCCCTTGCCGAAGTCGGCCTCGAACGGCACGCCGACGCCTGGCCCGCCACCCTCTCCGGCGGCGAGGCACAGCGCGTCGCCCTCGCCCGCGCCCTGGTCCGCGAACCCGAACTGCTCCTGCTCGACGAGCCGTTCGCCGCACTCGACGCCCTGACCCGGCTCCGGATGCAGGACCTGGTGGGGGAGCTGTGCCGCAAGCACCGGCCCGCCGTCCTCCTCGTCACCCACGACGTGGACGAAGCCGTACGGCTCGCCGACCGCGTCGCCGTCCTGCGCGACGGCCGGCTCGTCACCGATGAACCGGTCACCGTCGACCGGCCGCGCGAGCCCGGCGACCCCGCGTTCGCAGCCCTGCGCCGACGGCTCCTCGACGACCTGGAGACGACCCCGCACCCCGCAAAGACCCCTGAACGTACCGAAGTCGGAGTGATCTGAATGACCATCACCATCGGTGTGCACAGCAGCAACCCGTCCCTCTACCACCTGTACCACCTCTCCCGGCTCGGCCTCGCCCAGGAGGAACTGGCCCCGCTCGGCGAGAGCGTCGTCTTCCACCCGTACACCAACGGCGTCCGCACCGGCGAACTCCTCAGCCGGGGCGTCATCGACTTCGGCGGCACCGGCTCCACGCCGCCGGTCACCGCCCAGGCCGCCGGTCACGACATCGTCTACACCGCCGTCTCCGCCCCGCGCCCCGAACACGGCGCGCTCCTCGTCCCCGAGGACAGCCCCGTGCACACGGTCGCCGACCTCAAGGGCGCCGCCGTCCACCTCGCGATCGGCTCCTGGCAGACCCACCTCATCGCCAAGGCGCTCGACGACGCCGGGCTCTCCTACGCCGACGACATCACCGCCGTCCGCGGCGACGACAACAGCGAGGAACTGCTGCGCACCGGCGCCATCGCCGCCTGGGTGGCCCAGGGCGCCCAGCTCGCCGCGGCCCGCCGCACCGGCGGACTGCGCACCCTCGTCCGCACCGGCGACGTCATCACCGACCGCTCCGTCTTCTTCGCCCGCCGCGACCTGGCCGAGAGCCGCCCCGAGGTCATCGAGGCGCTCACCCGCGCCCTCCAGCGCGCCGACGACTGGGCGGCGGCCCACCCCCGCCAGGCGGCCGAGATCGCCGCCGCCGACCTCGGCGGATCCGCCGACGACTGGGAGACCGCGCTGCGCACCCTGCCCTGGAGGATCGAGCCCGTCACCGACGCCTTCATCGCCGAGCAGCAGGAAGCGGCCGACATCTTCCACCGCACCGGCCTCATCGACCGCCCGGTCACCGTCGCCCACGCCCTGGCCGGTGCCGGCGCGGACCAGGCGGCGTGACGACATGGCGACCGAAGTCCTCTGGTACGTCATCCCGCGCGAAGGCGCCTACCCCTGGGAGCCCGAAGGGCGGCGCCCGGTCGACCTCGGCTACCTCGCCCAGCTCGCGGGCACGGTCGAACGCCTCGGCTACAACGGTGCGCTGCTCGCCACCGACCTGTACGACGTCTGGCCGCTCGGCAGCGCGCTGGCCGCCTCCACCAGCACCGCGTTCAAGCCCCTGCTGGCCGTCCACCCCGGTCTGATCTCGCCCACCCTGCTCGCCAAGATGGCCCTCAGCTTCGACAACCTCTTCGGCGGCCGGCTCCGCTTCAACGTCGTCAACGGCTCGACGAAGTCCCTCCAGGAGTACGGACTCCACGTGGAGCACGACGAGAGGTACGAACTCAGCGCCGAGTACTGGTCGATCGTGAAGCGGCTCACGGCCGGTGAGGTCTTCGACCACAAGGGCCGCTTCTACGACCTGAAGAACGCGGGCGCGTCCTTCCAGGAGCTGAGACCGGTCCAGGAATCGCACATCCCGCTCTGGTTCGGCGGCTCGTCCGACCCCGGGATCGAGATGGCGGCCGAGCACGTCGACGTCTTCCTCACCTGGGGCGAACCCCCGCACCTGCTCAAGGAGAAGCTGGACAGGGTCAGGGCGCGGGCCGCCGCGTACGGCCGCACGCTCAGGATCGGGCTTCGCCTCCACCTCATCGTCCGCGACACGGAGGACGAGGCATGGGCGGCGGCCGACCGGCTCCTCGACGTGACGAGCGACGCGACGTACGCCCGGCAGCTCGGCGACCGGGCGGGGGAGGACGGAGTGGGCTGGCAGCGGCAGTTCCGCCAGCACGGCGGCAGGGTCCCCGCGCACGCCCGGGAGCTGGAGGTGCACCCCAACATGTGGCCGGGCATGAGCCTGTTCCGCCCGGGGCCGGGTACGGCCGTCGTCGGCTCGACGGCCCAGGTCGTCGAGCGCCTCAAGGAGTTCGAGGAGCTGGGCGTCGACACCTTCATCCTCTCCGGCAACCCGCTGCTGGAGGAGGCCTACCGGGTGGCGGAGACGGTGCTTCCGGCGCTGGGCGTCACCCGCTGACCGGCCGGGAGGGGCGAGGAGCACCGAAGCGTGCCCCTGCCCCTCCCGTCGACCGGGCGCCGCTCAGCGGGAGAAACGATGCGTGCCGGAGCCGACGGTGAAGACGGCGCAGCCGTCCTCCATCCGCAGGAACCGCGCCGAGCCGTGCGACACGTCCGTCGCGGCGACCGCCGCTATCCACACCTCGGCGGTGGTGTTGACGGGCAGCGAGACCTCCAGCCGGAAGGTGCCCGAGGCTGTGCTCCAGTGGGTTCCGACCGGCCCGTACGGCGAGTCGAAGCGGGCACGCGCCTCGTTCACCCCGC from Streptomyces sp. NBC_01591 includes:
- a CDS encoding LLM class flavin-dependent oxidoreductase, with protein sequence MATEVLWYVIPREGAYPWEPEGRRPVDLGYLAQLAGTVERLGYNGALLATDLYDVWPLGSALAASTSTAFKPLLAVHPGLISPTLLAKMALSFDNLFGGRLRFNVVNGSTKSLQEYGLHVEHDERYELSAEYWSIVKRLTAGEVFDHKGRFYDLKNAGASFQELRPVQESHIPLWFGGSSDPGIEMAAEHVDVFLTWGEPPHLLKEKLDRVRARAAAYGRTLRIGLRLHLIVRDTEDEAWAAADRLLDVTSDATYARQLGDRAGEDGVGWQRQFRQHGGRVPAHARELEVHPNMWPGMSLFRPGPGTAVVGSTAQVVERLKEFEELGVDTFILSGNPLLEEAYRVAETVLPALGVTR